Genomic window (Gammaproteobacteria bacterium):
GAATAAAATCCTGCAAATGCGCCAAGGCTTTTTGCAGTAACGGCGGTACCTCGGACATTGCGGCGGGCGCGGGGACTGAAGAGGGCGTTTCGGTGGGACGGGGTTCCGCGCGCTTACCGGTCTGGACATAGCTTGCGGTGGGAATTTTCACGACCTTTTTGCTATCGCAAATCGGACAACACAGCAATCCCGCGCCTAACTGCGACTGATAGTCATCAATGGAACGGAACCACCCTTCAAACTGGTGCGCCTGATCACAGCGCAAATCGTAAATCACCAT
Coding sequences:
- a CDS encoding DUF1178 family protein, whose protein sequence is MVIYDLRCDQAHQFEGWFRSIDDYQSQLGAGLLCCPICDSKKVVKIPTASYVQTGKRAEPRPTETPSSVPAPAAMSEVPPLLQKALAHLQDFIRHNSDDVGNRFAEEAKKIHYGEAEKRNIHGVASGDQLSELREEGIEVLSMPLAPIDKSKLN